The window AGAGAGGAAAGTATGAAAATAGACGAATAATATGAAatgaggggagagaatcctaattCTTTCTTTAATGCGGGGACGCGGCTTCGCGTGGCGTCGCGCAGCGGACAACTCAAATATTCGTGCGTACAACGTTGCTTCCCAGTGGACCAAACCCAATCAAAATCATACACGTGTATGTCTAGCACGCATCCTAAGAAAATGGCCAAAGTCTTACCTCAGCTTTCTCGTACCCCAATCTGAAATTTCCGGGGATTGAGTTGGGTGTTGGTAGATGtcacaaatttttaaaaatgatcTTTATGTGTGAATGGAACGTTAATCTcgtatttttaattatttataaaatgttatgtatatatatatatatatatatttatctttATTACACTGTCTCCAATTAATTATTCCGTAACACCACAACattttttatcaatttcattCCCATAATGTTTGAGTTAGTGGTATTCAATGACAagatttaaataataatacgGTTTCAATTGGTAgctagttttgttttttgtttttaattttgtattattgTCGTTCATGATATTTGAACGCCAAACCTCCATCAAGATGGAACTCAGCATGGTTAGAATTTCTTGTGCTCCGAACCCAAGCTTTTCCTATGTTTAGAAAAATGCGTGGGGAGAAAGGCAAAGAAGGATACATTATCCTTCTTAATTGGTGCAATACCGCCCTAATTAACAATTAAGCTGGAAAGATAAGAACAAAAATCTCTAACATCAACTGCTGATAATTAATTCTGCTTTAATGTCAAATCTCATCAAAACTAATAAATCTCATACAAAATTGCATTTTCCGGATCAAAACATAGAAATCCCCCAAACCCCACCAGAAAAATAACAGAGCACTctgttttttttccctctctcaAGAAATATATGCCAAAACTGAAACAGAGCACGCTGAGTTAAGCTCGCTGGTTTTCATGTTGTACTTGTTCTTCTTGTAATCGCCTCAGCTGAGTCTCCGATTCATCGTCTTGGTTTCGAATATTTTCGGGTTCTTCGGGATCATGGGACCCCATTTCTTCTTTCGCTTTCTCGGAGCTCTCCTCCTTATTTACTTTTTTGCTCATTCCCTGTTCGTCGGCATGATCGTCAGCGCCGCCGAAAGAAGCAGCTTTCGAGCACACGGAAACCGGCGTGGCCAAGAAAGTTGGGTTCTCATTCCCTGCCATAACAACCAAAACCTTCTCCTCGAACACCTTCACTGATTTATTCGACCCGTCGCCTTTCTCGTCGCCGCCGCCGCTCTCTAAGTCTCGCTCGCCTCCTTCTCTGTCCTCCAACCGGCTCGAAAGCTTCCAGTAAGAGCAGGCAAGGATCAACAGAGAAAAAGCAATCAGACCCAACATCCCCGCCAGGCCTCCGAATAGGTAGGGCACCGGAGAGTGCCACGGCGagcgctgctgctgctgctgccccGTGGTTGTTGCAGTTGGCAGCAGTGATGATTCTAGTGGGGATTTTGCCCCCGGAGTTGCAGTAGAGAAAGCAATTACGGTTCTCAtatttatgtttaaatatatatatatatatatattttttttttaattggagtTTAGGAAATTAGGAAGGTTTTGAGTCGATGAAAAGAAGGTGAGGAAATTTAAGCTGATGAAAATGGAGGTGGTGGGTTATGGTATTTATAGCATGGGAAAAGTgtttctctctgtttttttttactttaactGTTTCACGGATTTGGCCCTGTGTTTTCTGTTGTGTTGGATCATGCTGATGGAGAGCATTAAGGGTTTTGGGGGCTATAAAATACACAAAACCGATGATTCTTGGGGCCcaagttatgaatttatattagtGGTGCTATCgcacatatatttttatttgttacacatttttttttttaatttttggttatcagattaaattaattaaaaaatatcagtgtacaaaaattaataaggatgtAAAAGGTAAAAAGAGATATGTAAATAGCATTACCTTGTATATTAtgataattatatttaaatttgttagattacgAGTCTAAAGACTAAACTACTGATCAAGATAAAATCTGTCATGATgtatgattcaaattcattaTCTAAAATTGAATGTATTCGTGTAACTACAAGAGTCTAACAATGAATTATGAAACGTTAACATTAGATTACACTTTCaacccttttatttatttggaagttTCAACTGTAAAAATGTTATTAAGTTATCATCCTTGTAAAGCTATATAATTTCCCATTTAAGTGTTACACCTTCTTCAAATTTAGAAGAAAACAGCATATAGAAGTGCTTCAATTAATAAAGAaacttttagttgtgacgggaatacggatgatacaccatgtgtttttatgcaagtggtggaaaattttaatttttaagttattaaccttttaacacacataacccACCATTTCTATATGGACAAGTGGTGTACTATATTGTGTGACGGTCATACTGAAAAGTTTCTCCAATTAATATACTAAAAGAAAGAATATAATAGGTGGTGCCTATTGCTGAAGCAATCAACTTTTCTTGGCCaatcagctttttttttctttttttttggttcaatgTTGGCCAATGAGCTTGTTGGgtgatgattttaatttgggTGCTTTTATATTCATCTTTATCAAGTAGTGGTAATGCTCACCACTCTATTTATTACTATATAATAAGTTTAATTTTAAGATCTAATTATGTCTGTCTACTATATATATCTCAAATTTAATTcaagtaataataataaaaagataatGAGCAATACTACTGCTTCAGGGTGATGAGCAAAACTATttccttaaaattttcaatattgCACTGAAATGGAttataaaatatctaaatttgAAGAGATGATGCGATTTGTTACCTTCGTGAGAGAGTGGTACTTGAAGAACATGATTAACAACAGTAATTTGTACTCTTATTACTTTTTGAAATGTGGGATGAGGAATATAAATTATTATTCTAACCCTCAACTAATAATGTGTCCAcaagggaatgttttgggtgGATGATGTAACTAACCACCTTTTACTATTTCACATTAAATTTAATACAAAACAAAGTATAACAAATACGTTGCTTTAGTAGAACAACTTATATGAAACGGATATATGGTTATTGTGACATTTTATATCAATTTTACAATATTAGGTAAAAATTTCTTTTACATATATCTTTATAGTGTAAACCGTTGACGTAAAACTTCTTGATAACAATGTATCCGTACATTGTTCTCCTACACTAAGGTTTTGTTTCATGCTTGGGTCATATCTAAAGCCAGAGTAAAAACCCACTAAGTTAATTAGTCTTAAGGGGAGATTATGTGGATCCAATGAAAATGATATGACAACAGTCATTGGATTAGGATAGAAAAGAATAGGCAATTGGTGTGTAAAGTGGCAGCAAAACTTGTGCTTAGAGCATttctaaaggagatgtcaaattttgaatataaaatttaaatttgacagctTATGTGTCATTTTGACATCCTTTAAAGTTTTATTGCCCACCCGATatgcaaattaaattattattttattatattataaaataaatgattaaattaataaaaacttaataaaaGACATTTAATAATTATCCGGACCATTCACCGTTTATTTTTAACAAGAGGAGACCGTTCACTTACCTTGATTGAACAAAAAGGAAACGGATCAAAAACAA of the Pyrus communis chromosome 1, drPyrComm1.1, whole genome shotgun sequence genome contains:
- the LOC137719579 gene encoding protein GLUTAMINE DUMPER 1-like, whose protein sequence is MRTVIAFSTATPGAKSPLESSLLPTATTTGQQQQQRSPWHSPVPYLFGGLAGMLGLIAFSLLILACSYWKLSSRLEDREGGERDLESGGGDEKGDGSNKSVKVFEEKVLVVMAGNENPTFLATPVSVCSKAASFGGADDHADEQGMSKKVNKEESSEKAKEEMGSHDPEEPENIRNQDDESETQLRRLQEEQVQHENQRA